In Miscanthus floridulus cultivar M001 chromosome 19, ASM1932011v1, whole genome shotgun sequence, the DNA window GCCGCACCGCAACGACTACAACTGTCCCGCCAGGGGCTTCTTCACCTACGACGCCTTCATCGCCGCGGCCGCTGCCGACGCGTCCGCCGGCTTCGGCACCACGGGCGACGTCGACACCCGGAAGCGCGAGGTGGCCGCGTGGCTGGCGCAGGAGTCGCACGACACCACGGGCGGGTGGGACGGCGCGCCCAACGGCACCTACGCCTGGGGCTTCTGCTACAAGCCGGCCGGTGTCGTCACCACCGACGCCGTCGTCTTCTTCGAGACGGCCATCGGGTCCTGGATGGCGCCGCGCGCGCGGCCTGTTAGAATAAACCACGACAGTGCCATGGTGTGTGCGTTAGTGTGCTGCGCCGTGGTGGTGTCATGTTAATTTGGTATGTCCAGGTTCGTGCCATGCAGGCTAGCTGCGGTGCGAGTTAGTGTCCAGGATCAAGTCATAGTTTGTTAGGAGACTAGTTCGTCGTTGCATGATGACATGCAAGAGTGAGTGGTGTGCGTGTGTTGCCGGTTTGCATACAGAAGCCGTGATGCCTGGATGAGCGAGTGGCTCTCAGACGTCGCTGAGCAAGTCATGCGGATCATGGCATGATGGCCGGACGTGGAGGTTAGCTCCTTGCCAGTCCGTGGCCTATTTGTAGCCCCTGTACTCCTCTGTGTTCATTAGCCAAGTCCAGTGAATAAGAAAGCCAACATACAGGCCGTCCGTCGGCCGGGGCGTTCGTCGCCGAGCTTCTTCTTCTTTGCGTTCGTGTGAGTGTTCCTGGGCAGAGCCAACACTTGGTACCAGAGCCGGTATATGTACTACGGAGGTTCCATCAGTCCACCACGAGAGCCGCCGAAGAAGAAGCGCGTGATCCCACGCAGAGGTCCGACGGCAACGACGATGGCCGGTGGTGATGTGAAGGAAGGCACCAGCTCGCCGCGTACGGTCGTGGTGGAGCGCGGTTTTGGTGGCGTCGAGATCCCGAAGCTGACGAAGACGAACTACTGCGAGTGGGCACTTGAAGTGCAGTGCAACCTGAAGGTCATGGAGCTCTGGGATGCCGTGGAGGGCGGCAACGCCGAGCGCGGCAAGGATCGACGAGCACTGGCTGTCATTCTCCGCGGTGTGCCGCCGGAGATGAAGTCTGGGCTCGTCGCGAAGAAGACGGTCAAGGAGGCTTGGGAGGCGATCAAGTCGCTGCGCGTGGGAGACACGCGTGTGCAGGAAGCCAAGGCGCAGCACCTCCTCAAGCAGTTCGAGAACGCGGCGTTCAAGGACGGCGAGGCGATCGACGACTTCGCCGTGAGGATCGGCTCCATTGCCGCGGAGCTGCGCGAGTTGGGCGAGGACATGGAGGACGAGCGCGTCGTCAAGAAGATGCTGCGGGTTGTGCCGTCGAGGTTCAACCAAGTTGCATGCTCCATCGAGATGTTCGCTGACTTCAAGAAGATGTCGCTCGAGGAGCTCGTCGGCAGGCTGCGCGTGGCCGAGGAGCGTTGTGGCGGCGGCGAGCTTGGAGGCGAGCGCACCGGGCAGCTGCTGCTCACGGAGGAGCAGTGGGAGGCGCGTCGTCGTCAGCGACGCAACAAGGATCGTGCACGTGCAGGAGATGCGCAGAACGGCCGTGGCGgtggccacgacgacgacgacgacgctcgCAGCACCACGAGCTTAGGAAGCAGGCGTGGCGGGAGCCGCTTCCGTGGGCGATGCTATGAGTGCGGCGAGCGCGGCCACATGGGCAAGGACTGCCGTGGGAAAAAGAAGGAAACAGCTCTACTTGTTGTTGTCGACAACGAGCAGACGCTCATGTAGGCTGGGCGTAGGGGGTGTTGTGGTTTAGGGGGTGATTGTTAGAATAAACCACGACAGTGCCATGGTGTGTGCGTTAGTGTGCTGCGCCGTGGTGGTGTCATGTTAATTTGGTATGTCCAGGTTCGTGCCATGCAGGCTAGCTGCGGTGCGAGTTAGTGTCCAGGATCAAGTCATAGTTTGTTAGGAGACTAGTTCGTCGTTGCATGATGACATGCAAGAGTGAGTGGTGTGCGTGTGTTGCCGGTTTGCATAGAGAAGCCGTGATGCCTGGCTGAGCGAGTGGCTCTCAGACGTCGCTGAGCAAGTCATGCGGATCATGGCATGATGGCCGGACGTGGAGGTTAGCTCCTTGCCAGTCCGTGGCCTATTTGTAGCCCCTGTACTCCTCTGTGTTCATTAGCCAAGTCCAGTGAATAAGAAAGCCAACATACAGGCCGTCCGTCGGCCGGGGCGTTCGTCGCCGAGCTTCTTCTTCTTTGCGTTCGTGTGAGTGTTCCTGGGCAGAGCCAACACTTGGTACCAGAGCCGGTGTATGTACTACGGAGGTTCCATCAGTCCACCACGAGAGCCGCCGAAGAAGAAGCGCGTGATCCCACGCAGAGGTCCGACGGCAACGACGATGGCCGGTGGTGATGTGAAGGAAGGCACCAGCTCGCCGCGTACGGTCGTGGTGGAGCGCGGTTTTGGTGGCGTCGAGATCCCGAAGCTGACGAAGACGAACTACCGCGAGTGGGCACTTGAAGTGCAGTGCAACCTGGAGGGCATGGAGCTCTGGGATGCCGTGGAGGGCGGCAACGCCGAGCGCGGCAAGGATCGACGAGCACTGGCTGTCATTCTCCGCGGTGTGCCGCCGGAGATGAAGTCTGGGCTCGTCGCGAAGAAGACGGTCAAGGAGGCTTGGGAGGCGATCAAGTCGCTGCGCGTGGGAGACACGCGTGTGCAGGAAGCCAAGGCGCAGCACCTCCTCAAGCAGTTCGAGAACGCGGCGTTCAAGGACGGCGAGGCGATCGACGACTTCGCCGTGAGGATCGGCTCCATTGCCGCGGAGCTGCGCGAGTTGGGCGAGGACATGGAGGACGAGCGCGTCGTCAAGAAGATGCTGCAGGTTGTGCCGTCGAGGTTCAACCAAGTTGCATGCTCCATCGATATGTTCGCTGACTTCAAGAAGATGTCGCTCGAGGAGCTCGTCGGCAGGCTGCGCGTGGCCGAGGAGGGTTGTGGCGGCGGCGAGCTTGGAGGCGAGCGCACCGGGCAGCTGCTGCTCACGGAGGAGCAGTGGGAGGCGCGTCGTCGTCAGCGACGCAACAAGGATCGTGCACGTGCGGGAGATGCGCAGAACGGCCGTGGCGgtggccacgacgacgacgacgacgctcgCAGCACCACGAGCTTAGGAAGCAGGCGTGGCGGGAGCCGCTTCCGTGGGCGATGCTATGAGTGCGGCGAGCGCGGCCACATGGGCAAGGACTGCTGTGGGAAAAAGAAGGAAACAGCTCTACTTGCTGTTGTCGACAACGAGCAGACGCTCATGTAGGCTGGGCGTAGGGGGTGTTGTGGTTTAGGGGGTGATTGTTAGAATAAACCACGACAGTGCCATGGTGTGTGCGTTAGTGTGCTGCGCCGTGGTGGTGTCATGTTAATTTGGTATGTCCAGGTTCGTGCCATGCAGGCTAGCTGCGGTGCGAGTTAGTGTCCAGGATCAAGTCATAGTTTGTTAGGAGACTAGTTCGTCGTTGCATGATGACATGCAAGAGTGAGTGGTGTGCGTGTGTTGCCGGTTTGCATAGAGAAGCCGTGATGCCTGGATGAGCGAGTGGCTCTCAGACGTCGCTGAGCAAGTCATGCGGATCATGGCATGATGGCCGGACGTGGAGGTTAGCTCCTTGCCAGTCCGTGGCCTATTTGTAGCCCCTGTACTCCTTTGTGTTCATTAGCCAAGTCCAGTGAATAAGAAAGCCAACATACAGGCCGTCCGTCGGCCGGGGCGTTCGTCGCCGAGCTTCTTCTTCTTTGCGTTCGTGTGAGTGTTCCTGGGCAGAGCCAACACGGCCGACCAGGCCGTCGTGCCACGGCGTCGTCACGGGACAGTGGAGCCCCTCGGCCGCCGACCTGGACGCGGGGCGGGTGCCGGGCTTCGGCGTCATCACCAACATCATCGACGGCGACGAGTGCGGCCACGGCGCCCCCGACGACCGTAGTGAGAATCGGATCGGGTTCTACAAGCGCTTCTGTGACATCCTTGGTGTCAGCTACGGCGACAACTTGGACTGCTACAACCAGAAGCCCTTCGGCACGGCAACAACTACTGGCTCAGATCACGCTGACGCGTAATAAATtacataattaattaattaattaatgggCACTCTGCACGCACAATATATTTATACATACCAGTTCAATAATAATATGCACGCATGTTTGCTTTAACCAATCCTGCATGAGCACGTTTACTTTGATCTTTAGAGTGCGTGTAGTAGAGCTAGCATGTTTACTTTGATCCCGGGTTGTTCAAGTTGTGGAATGAAGATCGGGCGGTCAATGCCTCTGTATGCATATGTTTGTTTCATGCTATCGAGTTATCTCAtgaaataaacaaaataaataaatggttATTCATCCATTCCGATCCCTGTGTGTttgacattatatatatatatatatatatatatatatatatatatatatatatatatatatatatatatatatatatatatatatatatatatatagaactactatcctgtagctggctacagaataacttattctgtagccactttgagttatgataattactatgttaatttatgagattatagtaactccttactaagtggtttaatataacgttatggtaaatatccccatgtgttatagtaacccaactatcgtaaatatgtattgacattatggtaaattagtatataaaattatagtaaatggaggtggctacagaataacttatttttgtagccggctactgaatagcctctcccatatatatatatatatatatatatatatatatatata includes these proteins:
- the LOC136529072 gene encoding chitinase 3-like, which produces MTMMMMRTLAVVAMVATALAVSARGEPPECGANATTPLCPDCLCCSKWGFCGSSPAYCGAGCQSQCNGCDDSSVGSIVSPSLFEELLPHRNDYNCPARGFFTYDAFIAAAAADASAGFGTTGDVDTRKREVAAWLAQESHDTTGGWDGAPNGTYAWGFCYKPAGVVTTDAVVFFETAIGSWMAPRAPRPSCHGVVTGQWSPSAADLDAGRVPGFGVITNIIDGDECGHGAPDDRSENRIGFYKRFCDILGVSYGDNLDCYNQKPFGTATTTGSDHADA